GCCGGCGCGGGCGTTGCCCGTCCCTTTTTGCTTGAACGGCTTGCGGGTGGAGTGACGGACCTGTTGACGGTCCTTTTGCGCACGCGTGCCCTGACGGCCATTGGCACGGTAGGCAACCACGACCTGATGGATCAGGTCTTCGTTGTATTGACGATCGAACACGGTCTCGGGCACATCCACCTTGGATGCGGCATTGCCCTGTTCATCGAGGAGTTCGAGCTGCATCAGTTCGCTCCTTTCGTTGCAAGCGCCTTGACGGCCGGACGGACGGTCACGAAGCCGCCCTTGGACCCGGGGACCGCGCCCCTGATGAGCAGCAACTGGCGTGCCTCGTCGACCCGCACCACGTCCAGGTTCTGGGTGGTCACGGTTTCGTCGCCCATGTGGCCGGTCATCTTCTTGCCGGGGAACACGCGGCCCGGGTCCTGCGCCATGCCGATGGAGCCGGGTACGTTGTGCGAGCGGCTGTTGCCATGCGAAGCGCGCTGCGAACCGAAGTTGTGGCGCTTGATGGTGCCAGCGTAGCCCTTGCCGATGGACGTGCCCTGCACATCCACCTTCTGGCCCGCGGCGAAGACGTCGGCGACCGGCAAGGCGCTGCCGGCCGGGTACTTGTCCGCAGTTTCGGAGCTGACGCGAAACTCGCGCATGATCTGCCCCGCCTGGACGCCCGCCTTGGCGAGGTGCCCTGCCTGCGGCTTGGTCACACGCGATGCCTTGCGCGCACCATAGGTGACCTGCAAGGCCACGTAGCCGTCGTTGTCCTGGGTCTTGACCTGGGTAACGCGGTTGCCCGAGACGTCCACCACCGTAACGGGGATGGAAACCCCGTCATCGGCGAACAGACGCATCATGCCCACCTTGCGCCCCAGCAACCCCAGGGAGTTGCTCTGACTCATGTTTATTCTCCAGAACTTTCACCGTCCCGACTTCAATTGGCCTTGACGTTTGCGCCGGTGCGAATCCGCGAGGTATCGCGTATTCGCACCGGCGCGTGAAAGAAGGTTGTTCAAGCTTCGCGAAGACGCTCTCTGCGCGAAGCCGGCGATTCTAACCCAATCGTTTTGCAAGAACAAGTGCTGGCCGCCCAGCGCC
This portion of the Comamonas flocculans genome encodes:
- the rplC gene encoding 50S ribosomal protein L3, whose amino-acid sequence is MSQSNSLGLLGRKVGMMRLFADDGVSIPVTVVDVSGNRVTQVKTQDNDGYVALQVTYGARKASRVTKPQAGHLAKAGVQAGQIMREFRVSSETADKYPAGSALPVADVFAAGQKVDVQGTSIGKGYAGTIKRHNFGSQRASHGNSRSHNVPGSIGMAQDPGRVFPGKKMTGHMGDETVTTQNLDVVRVDEARQLLLIRGAVPGSKGGFVTVRPAVKALATKGAN